A genomic window from Candidatus Cloacimonadota bacterium includes:
- a CDS encoding DUF4340 domain-containing protein — protein sequence MKKDKIVLLVVFVLLLALVIYFKFAKNTREVLKPIFSADSTAVVKIEIADRDTSITFEKQQTRWMIMESVKWNVKDDHFDAFLNEVIFRNYSPKPVASGKDILKEYRLTQEEALRVKVFNAKGKLLKEVWFGDPGNPYDYFCFKGDSNVYQIRSKVLQFYRPHFDSWRSPNVVSVNWDELLSIKVAHEKGNYELSREGGIWRYKDQREDFEIQPGNQTMGKILNTLASMGAHTRLAENEVPSQKELGKAVCEVNLALVDKSRIKISFYPWDQYYLMHTDLHPDSYFVMVADTLLRFTRDASLFSAVEGDPTLY from the coding sequence TTGAAGAAAGATAAAATCGTCCTTTTGGTGGTGTTCGTCCTGCTGTTGGCGCTGGTCATCTATTTCAAATTTGCCAAAAACACCAGGGAAGTCCTCAAACCCATATTCAGCGCGGACAGCACGGCTGTTGTCAAAATCGAGATTGCCGACCGTGACACCAGCATCACCTTCGAAAAACAGCAGACACGCTGGATGATTATGGAGTCGGTAAAGTGGAACGTGAAGGATGACCACTTCGATGCGTTTTTGAACGAAGTGATTTTCCGCAACTATTCTCCCAAGCCAGTGGCTTCCGGCAAAGATATTCTCAAGGAATACCGCCTCACCCAGGAAGAGGCTTTGCGCGTCAAGGTTTTCAACGCCAAAGGCAAGCTTCTGAAAGAGGTTTGGTTCGGCGATCCGGGCAATCCCTACGACTATTTTTGCTTCAAAGGCGACAGCAATGTTTACCAAATCCGGAGCAAAGTGCTGCAATTCTACAGGCCGCATTTTGATTCCTGGCGCTCGCCAAACGTTGTCAGTGTGAATTGGGATGAGCTGCTTTCCATCAAGGTTGCGCACGAAAAGGGCAACTATGAATTATCCCGCGAGGGAGGCATTTGGCGCTACAAAGACCAGCGTGAGGATTTTGAAATCCAGCCGGGAAACCAAACCATGGGAAAAATCCTGAACACTTTGGCGAGCATGGGCGCTCACACCAGACTGGCTGAGAATGAAGTGCCCTCTCAAAAAGAGCTTGGCAAAGCTGTTTGCGAAGTCAATCTTGCCCTGGTGGATAAATCCAGGATAAAAATCAGCTTTTACCCCTGGGACCAGTATTACCTGATGCACACAGACCTGCATCCAGACAGCTATTTTGTGATGGTTGCAGACACACTTTTGCGTTTCACCAGGGACGCGTCTCTGTTCAGCGCTGTGGAAGGCGATCCCACCTTATATTAG